DNA from Limnohabitans sp.:
CTTAATGGGGGACGCCGTCTTTCAGTTCAGGAATCAGCTGCTTTGCAGACCTTTCCTGATGGAATGCGTTTTTTAGGTTCGCGTAGTTCTCAATACGCTCAAATTGGTAATGCCGTTCCCCCCGAACTTGGCAAAGCACTTGGAAAATCCTTATTAAAAACTCTCATGAGTTGACCGCTTACTTCTCACTGAGTTCAAGTTCATCAATAAGCATAACAAACTGATTAACAACCTCTACCTTTGGTTGATAACGATCAAGTAACTCGTAAAGCCGATTTATAGCGCTAGCGCGACCTTGCCTCGTTAATGCGCTAACGAGGCTTGAAGCAAATGAATTAACTTCAAGAACTGATAAATCCAAAGAAAGTTCTTTCAGTCTATTTATTAATGAATCACTAGCTGCATTAACACCGGTAGCAACAATCGTTAATCTACTCAGATCATTGTCTCGAATAGTTTTTTCTGCTCCAATTAATTTCTCTGTCCAATCGTTAGCGGTGACCTCTAAAGCTTCGACGACGCGATTACCCAAAAGTATCTGAATATCACCTGCTGATCTACTGCTCTTATCTGATGCATTCAAATTTTTTGTTTCTACACGAAATGTCGCTAAGCCTTGTTGTTCAATAACAGCATGAAGGAGCGCTGCTATGGAATATTGCTCGTACGCACCGGAAGAAGGGGTTGCGTATAACCGAGATAAAAGTCCACTAACGCGCCCAAAAGTGAGAGCCCCTCTGTTGAGAGCAGGCATTCCAAGAATAGGCCTTGCATTTGCGGCTATTTGTAAGCAACAAAAATGAAAAGCATCCTGGATTTCTTCAAACGATCGATCTGGATTTGAACCCCAAAGTAAAATCGAATCAAAATATTCATCATTGCCTCTGGCAAGCTGATCTGTGTTTTTACCAATATTTTGAAATGCATCCTTTACCGCACGTATATGTTTACTTGAAAGAAATTCTCCGAACCACTTTGAAACACCCCGACCACCCTCTTGCCGAATTTGTATGTTCACTGTTGATCCAACTGCGAGCCAAAAAGCAAACTGAATAACAAGTGCATCGCGATAACTTATATTACTGCTAATTAGAACTTTGTTTACTTGCGATTCTATAGCTTCCGGCGCATTTAAACTATTACTCCATGAAGCTTTCCCTAAAAGAAGATCTTCGAAAGTTTTACATATTAATTCTTTTGCTCTTTCAGAGGTACGCGGTATCCCTGCAGATAGTTTTAATTTTTTAGAAGTCGAATTAATCATAATTAATTTTGTTTTGAAAAAGCTATTGAAAATTTGAAATACTTTTCTTAATAACTGTCTAAAATGTCATTGTCTCATGCCCCAAAATTGAACCCACACTTTACCTGAAAAAGCCTCCAATATAGTTAATTTTATACCGATCCACAGGTAACCAAGCCATGAGCGAATGCGGACACACTTGAGTGACTATGGTCAAACGTGCTTCCCAAGGTCGGAAATATTGACCCTGAAAAATGAAGCGCTCTTCAGTCACCAACAAGTCATCCCCCCACCCCGCTTACCGCTAAGCTGAACCCCTTTTGCTGACCTGCTGAGCACAGTCATGGCGTTAGACATTCCTTCCTTAAAAGACAGCGTTCACCCCGACGAGTGGCAGCTGCGCCTGGACTTGGCCGCGTGTTACCGGCTGGTGGCCCTGTACGGCTGGAGCGACTTGGTGTTCACCCACATCAGCGCCAAACTGCCCGAGTCGGTGGCTGGTCAAGACCACCAATTTCTGATCAACCCCTACGGCCTGATGTTCGATGAGATCACCGCATCCAGCCTGGTCAAGGTGGACATGCAGTGCAACAAACTGCACGACAGCCCTTTCCCGGTGAACCCGGCCGGCTTTGTGATCCACAGCGCGGTGCACGAGGCGCGGCCCGATGCCGGCTGTGTGTTGCACACCCACACCCGGGCCGGGGTGGCCGTGAGCGCGCAGGCACACGGCGTGCTGCCCATCAGCCAGCAAAGCACGTTTGTGCTGGCCTCGTTGGCCTACCACGGCTACGAAGGCGTGGCCATTCGGGACGACGAAAAGCTGCGTCTGCAGGCCAACTTGGGCGAGGCCAATTACCTGATGCTGCGCAACCACGGCCTGCTCACCGTGGGCAAAACCATCGCCGATGCGTTTTTGTCGATGTACACGTTTGAGAATACCTGCCGCATCCAGGTTGATGCGCTGGCTGGGCAGGCGGGCCCCAAAGACCTGACGGCGGTGGACCCGCAAATCATCAACGGCGTGGCCACGGCCATGCGCGTGCAAACGGGCGGCTTGGGGGGTGCTTTTGTGTGGCCTTCGCTGCTGCGCAAACTGCAGCGAGAGAGCCCGGACTTCACTCTTTGAATTTAAGGCTTCCAGCGCTTGAGCAGTAAGGCATTGGCCATGACGCTGACCGAACTGAGCGCCATGGCCGCGCCCGCCATGACGGGGCTCAGGTAGCCCATGGCCGCCAGCGGAATACCGGCCACGTTGTAGGCAAACGCCCAAAACAGGTTTTGCCGGATCTTGGCCACGGTGCGGGCCGAGATGTCGAGCGCAGCACCGACCAAGCCCACATCGCCACGCATCAGGGTGATACCTGCGGCGTGCATGGCCACATCGGTGCCCGTGCCCATGGCCATGCCCACGTCGGCCGCGGCCAGTGCCGGGGCGTCGTTGACTCCGTCGCCCACCATGGCCACGATGCGCCCGCCAGCGCGCAGTTTTTGCACTTGGGCGGCTTTGTCGCCGGGCAACACCTCGGCCAGCACTTCCCCGTTTTCTGGTCGCAGGCCCAAACGACGGGCCATGGCTTCGGCGGCGGCCCGATTGTCGCCAGAAATCATGACCAACTGCAGGCCGCGCGCCCGCAAGGCGGCCAATGCTTGGGCGGCCTCCGCTTTGGGCTGGTCGCCAAAAGCAAGCAACAACAAGCCATGCACGCCGCTTGACCTGCGTTCGGCCAGCGCCGACAAGGTGGCGCCTTGTGCTTGCAGGCGAGCGATCTGCACAGACCACAAAGTCGGGTCAAGACCCTCCTGGTGCAACCAACGCAAGCTGCCCAGCAGCAAGCCACGGCCCCCTACTGTGGCTTGCACGCCCCGCCCGGGCACAGCCGTCAAATCAGTGGGGCTGGCCAAGGACAGGCTTTGCGCTTGGGCGGCAACCAGCACAGCACGGGCCAGCGGGTGTTCGCTGCCGCTTTGCACGCTGGCTGCCCACGCCAGCATGGTGGCCGCATCGCATTCGGGAGCGGGCACTTGCTCGATCAGGCGCGGCTGGCCCACGGTGAGTGTGCCGGTTTTGTCAAACGCCACGGTGTTCACGCGGTGGGCGTTTTCCAAAGCTTGGGCGTCCTTGATCAAAACGCCATGGCGCGCAGCAACCCCGGTGCCCACCATGATGGCCACAGGCGTGGCCAAGCCCAGCGCGCAGGGGCAAGCGATGACCAACACCGCCACAGCTTGGATGAGCGCGGCTTCAAACCCCGCGCCCAGCAACATCCACACGCCCAACGTGACCAGCGCCAGCAACATCACCACCGGCACAAACACCGCGGCCACTTGGTCTACCAGGCGCTGAATGGGCGCTTTGCCCGCTTGGGCATCTTCGACCAGGCGAATGATGTGCGACAGCACGGTTTCGTGGCCCACGGCAGTCACGCGCATCAGCACACGACCATCGCCATTGATGGCACCGCCTGTCAACTTGGCACCCACACTTTTGGAAACGGGCAAAGGTTCGCCTGTGAGCATGGATTCGTCCATCTGGGTTTGGCCCTTGACCAGCTCGCCGTCGAGCGGACAGCGTTCTCCGGGGCGCACCACGATCAAGTCCCCTTTGAGGACTTCATCCACCGGTACGTCAATTTCACCCTCTTCACTGAGCCAATGCACGCGGTCCGGACGCAAGGCGTGCAGGGCGCGAATGGCTTCTGTGGTTTGCCGTTTGGCGCGTCTCTCCAACCACTTGCCGAGCAACACCAAAGTGATGACCACCGCCGAGCCTTCAAAGTAAAGGTGCGGCACATGGCCTTCGTGCGCGGTAAGCCACAACCACACCGACAAAGCCCAACCTGCCGTGGTGCCAATGGACACCAGCAAATCCATGTTGCCGGTGCGTGCCTTGAGGGCGTGCCAGCCAGCCTTGTAAAAGCGTGCGCCCAAAATGAACTGAACCGGCGTGGCCAAGACAAACTGCAACCAGGCTGGCAACATCCAGTGCTGGCCCCACAAGTCGCCCAGCATGGGCAAAACCAACGGGCCCGACAGCACCAAGCCCCAAGCCACAGGGGCAAAACCGGTCCACGGCGAAGCATTTTGGGTATCGTCTTGGGCAGTGGCTGCTTGTCGGGCTTCATAACCTGCATCGCGGATGGCACGCCGCAAATGCGCTTGTGTCAGTTGGGGGTCGCTGACCTCAATACGCGCCGATTCAGTGGCCAAATTGACACTGACGGAGCTGACACCCGGCACTTTTTTCAACGCTTTTTCGACCCGGCTCACGCATGAGGCGCAGGTCATCCCGTCAATGCCGATGTCATGGGTCTGGGATTTGGTTTTGATCTGTGTCATGGTCGGAGCGGCTCGATGGACTATGCTTTGCAAAGCGCAAACTCTTTTGGCCCAAAGGAAACATCATGAACCAATTTTTCACTGTTGAGGGTATGACTTGTGGTCACTGTGAAAAAGCCGTGACCAAAGCCTTGCTGGCTTTGGATGCCCAAGCCAAAGTTGTGATCGACCGCACTCAAAATCTGGTGCAAGTCGATTCAAAACAAAGCCGCCAAGCCCTGGCCCAAGCGATCGCCGATGAAGGTTATCGTGTGACAACGTGAACTGTTTCACTCTTCTTTACAAATCACTGCAAAGAATGCACTTGCCCTACACATGGGCAGATCAGAATTGTTCATCTCATCAACCCAAGGATGTCTTATGAAATCAATTTGCACCTCTTTCATTGCCGCTTCTTTGTTAGCGGGTCTGTCTGGTCTGGCTATGGCGCAAACCCCAACCGAAGCACTCACCCCGGGGCCTCGCGGCGAACGCATGGAACAAATGCACGCCAAAATGAGCGCTCGCCATGCCAAGCACCTGGCTGAACTCAAAGGCAAACTGAACCTGCAAGCTTCGCAAGATGGCGCCTGGAACAATTTTGCCCAGTCCATGCAAAAGCCTGAACGCATGGCACGCCCCGATCGAGTCAGCATGGAAAAAATGAGCACCCCCGAACGGCTAGAGCGCATGCAAGCCATGAAAGCCGAACGGGATGCACACATGCAAAAACGCATCAATGGCACCAAGGCTTTTTATGCAAGCCTGAGTGCTGAGCAACAACAGATCTTTGATAAAGAAACTGCCCAGGCCATGGGTCGCACGGGTGGCGACATGCACCGCATGCAACACGGTGGTGGACATCACGGCAGGCATTGATCGAGGGTGTACGGCATTTTGTGTAAACGGGGCTGCGATCAGTCATTGGGCATCCTGCCTTCGAACTGAATGGTAAACCGGGTCAATGCGGCTTTCCAATCTCTGAGCGGCATCGTCCACTTCTTGCTGATGTTGTTCAGCGCCAGGTAGAACAATTTCAGCAATGCCTCATCGCTGGGGAACGAGCCCCGGCTCTTGGTCACCTTGCGCAGACTCATGTTCACCGACTCGATGGCGTTGGTCGTGTAAATGATCCGCCGAATCTCTGGAGGATATTCAAAGAACGGCACGATCCGCTCCCAGTTGCTGCACCACGATTTCACAATGGTCGGGTAGTCAGCGCCCCATTTTTCTTCGAATTCCTGCAGCCGCAGCACGGCATCATCCGCAGTTGCGCTGCTGTAGATGGTCTTCAGGTCTGCGGCCACCACTTTGCGCATCTTCCAGCTCACATAGTTCAGGCTGTGGCGCACCATGTGCACCAGACACAGCTGCACCGCCGTTTGCGGATATACAGCCTCTATTGCCTCGGGAAAGCCCTTCAAGCCATCCACGCAGGCGATGAAGATGTCAGCCACGCCCCGGTTCTTGAGCTCCGTGACCACCTGCAGCCAGAACTTGGCCCCTTCGGTCTGGGCAATCCACAGCCCCAGGATTTCCTTCTCGCCCGCCATGTTGATGCCCAAGGCCAGATATACGGCCTTGTTGCGCACCACGCCTGAGTCACGGGTTTTGACGTGGATGCAGTCCAGGTAAACGATCGGGTACAGCGCATCCAGTGGACGCGCCTGCCAAGCCTTGACCTCGTCCATGACGGCATCCGTAACCGATGAGATCAGCGTGGGCGACACCTCGGTGCCATACATTTCCTGGAGATGCCCCTGAATCTCACGTACCGTCATGCCTCGGGCATACAGGGACAAAATCTTGTCATCAAAACCTGTCCAGCGCGTCTGGTGCTTGGGCACGATCTGCGGCTCAAAGCTGGCGTGGCGATCACGGGGGATATCAATGGGCAGCTCGCCAAAGTCGCCTTTGAGGGTCTTTTTGCTTTTGCCGTTGCGGGCATTGCCAGCGGCGTTGGCCACGCTGGCATTCTTGGTGTGACCCAAGTGCTCGGTCATCTCGGCTTCCAAAGCGCGCTCCACAAGGCGCTTGGTCAGCTGCTTGAGCAGGCCGTTCTCGCCGATGAGGTCTTCAGGTTTTTTATAGCCAGCGAGCAGCTGGTCGATCAATTCGTTGCTGACGGTCATGGTTCATCTTTCTGGATGTTCGGCAGTTTCCTGCCATTTGACCGTTTACACAAAATTTAGGACACCCTCCATTGATCAGGTTTTTTCAATCTGCCAAGGGCTGCTTCGGCAGCCTTTTGTGCGTTTGATGCATGTCAATTTTTAAAAATCGTACAGCGT
Protein-coding regions in this window:
- a CDS encoding IS256 family transposase yields the protein MTVSNELIDQLLAGYKKPEDLIGENGLLKQLTKRLVERALEAEMTEHLGHTKNASVANAAGNARNGKSKKTLKGDFGELPIDIPRDRHASFEPQIVPKHQTRWTGFDDKILSLYARGMTVREIQGHLQEMYGTEVSPTLISSVTDAVMDEVKAWQARPLDALYPIVYLDCIHVKTRDSGVVRNKAVYLALGINMAGEKEILGLWIAQTEGAKFWLQVVTELKNRGVADIFIACVDGLKGFPEAIEAVYPQTAVQLCLVHMVRHSLNYVSWKMRKVVAADLKTIYSSATADDAVLRLQEFEEKWGADYPTIVKSWCSNWERIVPFFEYPPEIRRIIYTTNAIESVNMSLRKVTKSRGSFPSDEALLKLFYLALNNISKKWTMPLRDWKAALTRFTIQFEGRMPND
- a CDS encoding cation-translocating P-type ATPase; this encodes MTQIKTKSQTHDIGIDGMTCASCVSRVEKALKKVPGVSSVSVNLATESARIEVSDPQLTQAHLRRAIRDAGYEARQAATAQDDTQNASPWTGFAPVAWGLVLSGPLVLPMLGDLWGQHWMLPAWLQFVLATPVQFILGARFYKAGWHALKARTGNMDLLVSIGTTAGWALSVWLWLTAHEGHVPHLYFEGSAVVITLVLLGKWLERRAKRQTTEAIRALHALRPDRVHWLSEEGEIDVPVDEVLKGDLIVVRPGERCPLDGELVKGQTQMDESMLTGEPLPVSKSVGAKLTGGAINGDGRVLMRVTAVGHETVLSHIIRLVEDAQAGKAPIQRLVDQVAAVFVPVVMLLALVTLGVWMLLGAGFEAALIQAVAVLVIACPCALGLATPVAIMVGTGVAARHGVLIKDAQALENAHRVNTVAFDKTGTLTVGQPRLIEQVPAPECDAATMLAWAASVQSGSEHPLARAVLVAAQAQSLSLASPTDLTAVPGRGVQATVGGRGLLLGSLRWLHQEGLDPTLWSVQIARLQAQGATLSALAERRSSGVHGLLLLAFGDQPKAEAAQALAALRARGLQLVMISGDNRAAAEAMARRLGLRPENGEVLAEVLPGDKAAQVQKLRAGGRIVAMVGDGVNDAPALAAADVGMAMGTGTDVAMHAAGITLMRGDVGLVGAALDISARTVAKIRQNLFWAFAYNVAGIPLAAMGYLSPVMAGAAMALSSVSVMANALLLKRWKP
- a CDS encoding class II aldolase/adducin family protein, which gives rise to MALDIPSLKDSVHPDEWQLRLDLAACYRLVALYGWSDLVFTHISAKLPESVAGQDHQFLINPYGLMFDEITASSLVKVDMQCNKLHDSPFPVNPAGFVIHSAVHEARPDAGCVLHTHTRAGVAVSAQAHGVLPISQQSTFVLASLAYHGYEGVAIRDDEKLRLQANLGEANYLMLRNHGLLTVGKTIADAFLSMYTFENTCRIQVDALAGQAGPKDLTAVDPQIINGVATAMRVQTGGLGGAFVWPSLLRKLQRESPDFTL
- a CDS encoding cation transporter, with protein sequence MNQFFTVEGMTCGHCEKAVTKALLALDAQAKVVIDRTQNLVQVDSKQSRQALAQAIADEGYRVTT
- a CDS encoding Spy/CpxP family protein refolding chaperone, yielding MKSICTSFIAASLLAGLSGLAMAQTPTEALTPGPRGERMEQMHAKMSARHAKHLAELKGKLNLQASQDGAWNNFAQSMQKPERMARPDRVSMEKMSTPERLERMQAMKAERDAHMQKRINGTKAFYASLSAEQQQIFDKETAQAMGRTGGDMHRMQHGGGHHGRH